One part of the Odontesthes bonariensis isolate fOdoBon6 chromosome 13, fOdoBon6.hap1, whole genome shotgun sequence genome encodes these proteins:
- the LOC142397288 gene encoding T-cell surface antigen CD2-like isoform X3, whose protein sequence is METVVVLLMLFGVSRGVETYCDGRQDGAQCYRALGGAVVLQLMDNASEIPRYDWKKGASVILRGRKNIFDFITIENRSTFIPSNGTLKINNLSRTDSGEYTLTLFNLDGQKTGERTLKLSVEAPVSSVQLVSECLSQGQMNVTCSSEGGDSPQYSWTLDGHTLIDTELLCGSKETNIITLKQHVSGRLVCSVRNHVSSVSKEENISNCGFIFINCTSNGTHITKWVFKENNSLCIEPTTTVPSTVTQRTVEQLPIIAGVLSALVILLVVGIVTICAQKKKQNNKAEEEDDQDIIYADVRMVQRRGRPVEQRAEAEVEYGQVKFSERPRQAESAAEDVYAKVRKGR, encoded by the exons ATGGAAACTGTGGTGGTGTTGCTGATGTTGTTCGGAGTCTCTCGTG gtgTGGAAACTTACTGTGATGGCAGACAGGATGGAGCTCAGTGTTATCGAGCTTTGGGAGGAGCTGTGGTCCTGCAGCTGATGGACAACGCTTCAGAAATACCCAGATATGACTGGAAGAAGGGAGCATCAGTAATACTCAGAGGGAGAAAGAATATTTTTGATTTTATTACCATTGAGAACAGATCTACCTTTATTCCCAGTAATGGAACATTGAAGATCAATAACCTGAGTAGGACTGACAGCGGTGAATATACACTTACACTCTTTAATTTAGATGGACAGAAAACAGGAGAGCGGACTCTAAAGCTGTCTGTTGAAG ctcctgtgtcctctgtccagctggtcTCTGAGTGTCTGTCCCAGGGACAGATGAACGTAACCTGCTCCTCTGAGGGAGGGGACAGTCCTCAGTACAGCTGGACTCTGGATGGACACACACTGATAGACACTGAGCTCCTCTGTGGAAGTAAAGAGACTAACATCATCACTCTGAAACAACACGTGTCAGGACGTCTGGTCTGCTCAGTCAGGAATCACGTCAGTTCTGTCtccaaagaggaaaacattTCTAACTGCG GCTTCATATTCATTAACTGCACCTCCAATGGGACACACATAACAAAGTGGGtgtttaaagaaaataacagCCTGTGTATCGAACCAACAACAACAGTCCCATCAACAGTTACACAGAGAACTGTGG AGCAGTTGCCGATAATAGCGGGTGTGCTGTCGGCGCTGGTAATTCTCTTAGTTGTCGGCATAGTAACCATTTGTGctcagaagaaaaaacaaaacaacaaag cagaggaagaggatgaCCAGGACATAATCTACGCAGATGTGAGGATGGTGCAGCGGCGGGGGAGGCCGGTGGAGCAGAGGGCAGAGGCGGAGGTGGAGTATGGCCAAGTCAAGTTTTCAGAGCGACCTCGGCAGGCTGAATCAGCAGCAGAGGATGTGTATGCAAAGGTTCGTAAAGGCAGGTGA
- the LOC142397288 gene encoding uncharacterized protein LOC142397288 isoform X1: METVVVLLMLFGVSRGVETYCDGRQDGAQCYRALGGAVVLQLMDNASEIPRYDWKKGASVILRGRKNIFDFITIENRSTFIPSNGTLKINNLSRTDSGEYTLTLFNLDGQKTGERTLKLSVEAPVSSVQLVSECLSQGQMNVTCSSEGGDSPQYSWTLDGHTLIDTELLCGSKETNIITLKQHVSGRLVCSVRNHVSSVSKEENISNCGFIFINCTSNGTHITKWVFKENNSLCIEPTTTVPSTVTQRTVGKETDSVKPSTINTSSNQTVSPSTEEPWFIKQLPIIAGVLSALVILLVVGIVTICAQKKKQNNKAEEEDDQDIIYADVRMVQRRGRPVEQRAEAEVEYGQVKFSERPRQAESAAEDVYAKVRKGR, encoded by the exons ATGGAAACTGTGGTGGTGTTGCTGATGTTGTTCGGAGTCTCTCGTG gtgTGGAAACTTACTGTGATGGCAGACAGGATGGAGCTCAGTGTTATCGAGCTTTGGGAGGAGCTGTGGTCCTGCAGCTGATGGACAACGCTTCAGAAATACCCAGATATGACTGGAAGAAGGGAGCATCAGTAATACTCAGAGGGAGAAAGAATATTTTTGATTTTATTACCATTGAGAACAGATCTACCTTTATTCCCAGTAATGGAACATTGAAGATCAATAACCTGAGTAGGACTGACAGCGGTGAATATACACTTACACTCTTTAATTTAGATGGACAGAAAACAGGAGAGCGGACTCTAAAGCTGTCTGTTGAAG ctcctgtgtcctctgtccagctggtcTCTGAGTGTCTGTCCCAGGGACAGATGAACGTAACCTGCTCCTCTGAGGGAGGGGACAGTCCTCAGTACAGCTGGACTCTGGATGGACACACACTGATAGACACTGAGCTCCTCTGTGGAAGTAAAGAGACTAACATCATCACTCTGAAACAACACGTGTCAGGACGTCTGGTCTGCTCAGTCAGGAATCACGTCAGTTCTGTCtccaaagaggaaaacattTCTAACTGCG GCTTCATATTCATTAACTGCACCTCCAATGGGACACACATAACAAAGTGGGtgtttaaagaaaataacagCCTGTGTATCGAACCAACAACAACAGTCCCATCAACAGTTACACAGAGAACTGTGGGTAAGGAGACAGATTCAGTTAAACCCTCCACTATTAACACATCGTCCAATCAAACTGTGAGTCCAAGCACAGAAGAGCCTTGGTTCATTA AGCAGTTGCCGATAATAGCGGGTGTGCTGTCGGCGCTGGTAATTCTCTTAGTTGTCGGCATAGTAACCATTTGTGctcagaagaaaaaacaaaacaacaaag cagaggaagaggatgaCCAGGACATAATCTACGCAGATGTGAGGATGGTGCAGCGGCGGGGGAGGCCGGTGGAGCAGAGGGCAGAGGCGGAGGTGGAGTATGGCCAAGTCAAGTTTTCAGAGCGACCTCGGCAGGCTGAATCAGCAGCAGAGGATGTGTATGCAAAGGTTCGTAAAGGCAGGTGA
- the LOC142397288 gene encoding T-cell surface antigen CD2-like isoform X2: METVVVLLMLFGVSRGVETYCDGRQDGAQCYRALGGAVVLQLMDNASEIPRYDWKKGASVILRGRKNIFDFITIENRSTFIPSNGTLKINNLSRTDSGEYTLTLFNLDGQKTGERTLKLSVEAPVSSVQLVSECLSQGQMNVTCSSEGGDSPQYSWTLDGHTLIDTELLCGSKETNIITLKQHVSGRLVCSVRNHVSSVSKEENISNCGFIFINCTSNGTHITKWVFKENNSLCIEPTTTVPSTVTQRTVGKETDSVKPSTINTSSNQTVSPSTEEPWFIKQLPIIAGVLSALVILLVVGIVTICAQKKKQNNKEEEDDQDIIYADVRMVQRRGRPVEQRAEAEVEYGQVKFSERPRQAESAAEDVYAKVRKGR; encoded by the exons ATGGAAACTGTGGTGGTGTTGCTGATGTTGTTCGGAGTCTCTCGTG gtgTGGAAACTTACTGTGATGGCAGACAGGATGGAGCTCAGTGTTATCGAGCTTTGGGAGGAGCTGTGGTCCTGCAGCTGATGGACAACGCTTCAGAAATACCCAGATATGACTGGAAGAAGGGAGCATCAGTAATACTCAGAGGGAGAAAGAATATTTTTGATTTTATTACCATTGAGAACAGATCTACCTTTATTCCCAGTAATGGAACATTGAAGATCAATAACCTGAGTAGGACTGACAGCGGTGAATATACACTTACACTCTTTAATTTAGATGGACAGAAAACAGGAGAGCGGACTCTAAAGCTGTCTGTTGAAG ctcctgtgtcctctgtccagctggtcTCTGAGTGTCTGTCCCAGGGACAGATGAACGTAACCTGCTCCTCTGAGGGAGGGGACAGTCCTCAGTACAGCTGGACTCTGGATGGACACACACTGATAGACACTGAGCTCCTCTGTGGAAGTAAAGAGACTAACATCATCACTCTGAAACAACACGTGTCAGGACGTCTGGTCTGCTCAGTCAGGAATCACGTCAGTTCTGTCtccaaagaggaaaacattTCTAACTGCG GCTTCATATTCATTAACTGCACCTCCAATGGGACACACATAACAAAGTGGGtgtttaaagaaaataacagCCTGTGTATCGAACCAACAACAACAGTCCCATCAACAGTTACACAGAGAACTGTGGGTAAGGAGACAGATTCAGTTAAACCCTCCACTATTAACACATCGTCCAATCAAACTGTGAGTCCAAGCACAGAAGAGCCTTGGTTCATTA AGCAGTTGCCGATAATAGCGGGTGTGCTGTCGGCGCTGGTAATTCTCTTAGTTGTCGGCATAGTAACCATTTGTGctcagaagaaaaaacaaaacaacaaag aggaagaggatgaCCAGGACATAATCTACGCAGATGTGAGGATGGTGCAGCGGCGGGGGAGGCCGGTGGAGCAGAGGGCAGAGGCGGAGGTGGAGTATGGCCAAGTCAAGTTTTCAGAGCGACCTCGGCAGGCTGAATCAGCAGCAGAGGATGTGTATGCAAAGGTTCGTAAAGGCAGGTGA
- the LOC142397290 gene encoding uncharacterized protein LOC142397290 encodes MEAVFGLLLMLLGVSHGVETYCDGRQDGAQCYGALGGAVVLQLMDDASEIPRYEWRKGASVILSGRKNNIVTNTIKIRSTFIPSNGTLKINNLSRTDSGEYTLRLFNLNGRETGERTLKLSVEAPVSSVQLVSECLSQGQIWVSCSFEAVDSPKYMWTLDGHTLTDTELLSGSNETNIITLKQHVSGRLVCSVRNHISSVSKELMISVCRDHSLLTCGLLSVAAVVSFVGIGVYFKWKKIKYEKAEESAAPRRTEKSEDSSVTELRSLSD; translated from the exons ATGGAAGCTGTCTTTGGACTGCTGTTGATGCTCCTCGGAGTCTCTCACG GTGTGGAAACTTACTGTGATGGCAGACAGGATGGAGCTCAGTGTTATGGTGCTTTGGGAGGAGCTGTGGTCCTGCAGCTGATGGACGACGCTTCAGAAATACCCAGATATGAGTGGAGGAAAGGAGCATCAGTAATACTCAGTGGGAGAAAGAATAATATTGTAACTAATACAATTAAGATCAGATCTACCTTTATTCCCAGTAATGGAACATTGAAGATCAATAACCTGAGTAGGACTGACAGCGGTGAATATACACTTAGACTCTTTAATTTAAATGGACGGGAGACAGGAGAGCGGACTCTAAAGCTGTCTGTTGAAG ctcctgtgtcctctgtccagctggtcTCTGAATGTCTGTCCCAGGGACAGATTTGGGTGTCCTGCTCGTTTGAGGCAGTTGACAGTCCTAAGTACATGTGGACTCTGGATGGACACACACTGACAGACACTGAGCTCCTCTCTGGAAGTAATGAGACTAACATCATCACTCTGAAACAACACGTGTCAGGACGTCTGGTCTGCTCAGTCAGGAATCACATCAGTTCTGTCTCCAAAGAACTGATGATATCTGTCTGTAGAG ATCACTCCCTGCTCACATGCGGTTTGCTGTCAGTTGCTGCCGTTGTTTCATTTGTTGGGATTGGCGTCTATTTCAAGTGGAAGAAGATTAAGTACGAGAAGGCCGAAGAGTCGGCTGCACCGCGCAGAACTGAGAAATCAGAGGATTCTTCAGTGACTGAACTGAGGAGTTTGTCTGATTGA
- the LOC142397291 gene encoding pregnancy-specific beta-1-glycoprotein 4-like, whose product MLLGVSHGVETYCDGRQDGAQCYGALGGAVVLQLMDDASEIPSYDWKKGASVILNGRKNIIITNTIGNRSTFVPSDGTLKINNLSRTDSGEYTLRLFYSNGRETGERTLKLSVEAPVSSVQLVSECLSQGQMKVSCSSEGGDSPQYSWTLDGHTLTDTELLSGSKETNIITLKQHVSGRLVCSVRNHISSVSKELMISVCRGVETDCDGRQDGAQCYEALGGAVVLQLMDNASEIPSYDWRKRGSVILRGRKNIIVINTIGKRSTFTPDNGTFSISNLCRNDSGEYTLTLFDSNGRETGERTLKLSVEAPVSSAQLVSECLSQGQIWVSCSSEGGDSPQYSWTLDGHTLTDTELLSGSKETNIITLKQHVSGRLVCSVRNHISSVSKELMISVCRDHSLLTCGLLSVAAVVSFVGIGVYFKWKKIKYEKAEESAAPRRTEKSEDSSVTELRSLSD is encoded by the exons ATGCTCCTCGGAGTCTCTCACG GTGTGGAAACTTACTGTGATGGCAGACAGGATGGAGCTCAGTGTTATGGCGCTTTGGGAGGAGCTGTGGTCCTGCAGCTGATGGACGACGCTTCAGAAATACCCAGTTATGACTGGAAGAAGGGAGCATCAGTAATACTCAATGGGAGAAAGAATATTATTATAACTAATACCATTGGGAACAGATCTACCTTTGTTCCCAGTGATGGAACATTGAAGATCAATAACCTGAGTAGGACTGACAGCGGTGAATATACACTTAGACTCTTTTATTCAAATGGACGGGAGACAGGAGAGCGGACTCTAAAGCTGTCTGTTGAAG ctcctgtgtcctctgtccagctggtcTCTGAGTGTCTGTCCCAGGGACAGATGAAGGTGTCCTGCTCCTCTGAGGGAGGGGACAGTCCTCAGTACAGCTGGACTCTGGATGGACACACACTGACAGACACTGAGCTCCTCTCTGGAAGTAAAGAGACTAACATCATCACTCTGAAACAACACGTGTCAGGACGTCTGGTCTGCTCAGTCAGGAATCACATCAGTTCTGTCTCCAAAGAACTGATGATATCTGTCTGTAGAG GTGTGGAAACTGACTGTGATGGCAGACAGGATGGAGCTCAGTGTTATGAAGCTTTGGGAGGAGCTGTGGTCCTGCAGCTGATGGACAACGCTTCAGAAATACCCAGTTATGACTGGAGAAAGAGAGGATCAGTAATACTCAGAGGGAGAAAGAATATTATTGTAATTAATACCATTGGAAAAAGATCTACCTTCACTCCCGATAATGGGACGTTTAGTATCAGTAACCTATGCAGGAATGACAGCGGTGAATATACACTTACACTCTTTGATTCAAATGGACGGGAGACAGGAGAGCGGACTCTAAAGCTGTCTGTTGAAG ctcctgtgtcctCTGCCCAGCTGGTCTCTGAGTGTCTGTCCCAGGGACAGATTTGGGTGTCCTGCTCCTCTGAGGGAGGGGACAGTCCTCAGTACAGCTGGACTCTGGATGGACACACACTGACAGACACTGAGCTCCTCTCTGGAAGTAAAGAGACTAACATCATCACTCTGAAACAACACGTGTCAGGACGTCTGGTCTGTTCAGTCAGGAATCACATCAGTTCTGTCTCCAAAGAACTGATGATATCTGTCTGTAGAG ATCACTCCCTGCTCACATGCGGTTTGCTGTCAGTTGCTGCCGTTGTTTCATTTGTTGGGATTGGCGTCTATTTCAAGTGGAAGAAGATTAAATACGAGAAGGCCGAAGAGTCGGCTGCACCGCGCAGAACTGAGAAATCAGAGGATTCTTCAGTGACTGAACTGAGGAGTTTGTCTGATTGA